From one Formosa sediminum genomic stretch:
- a CDS encoding TonB-dependent receptor plug domain-containing protein, giving the protein MSLFKTFYYKVCIGCLLMVLPSTALCQDLDSVSTTTLKEVVLKYNTTQHLTHISPVPVQTLNSETLTQLNSLSVADAIRFFSGVQLKDYGGVGGLKTVNIRSMGSQHTAVFYDGVRLGNAQNGQVDLGKYSLNNMEQVSLYQGQRTDLEQSAKGYASANSIYLKSKAPTFSLHKNYEAEATVKTGSFGLMNPSLGLDYKLNDKISARLNAEMVSADGEYKFQYTNGSYDTTAIRKNADIKSYRVEAALYGKPSHNSSWHVKYYHFDSERGLPGAIVANVFSRPQRLWDQSNFIQGEFKQHVSEAYSYIIRAKYASDHTRYLDPEIVSLDGILDNKYFQKTYYTSVVNTVKLKPFWNVSLASDFEESTLDANLYRFAYPKRFSMLNAFASNLYFKRFNVQLSVLSTTVNETVEAYDSADDFEAFTPSFMVNVQPFKTSDFRLRAFYKKIFRMPTFNDLYYTFVGNTYLDPEYSEQINLGFSFQHSKQKSFFEFQADVYKIWITDKIVAVPGTNLFRWTMLNLDEVETTGVELGFKSAIKLSHQFNITTTLNYTYQEAIDVTPNSNTNGDQIPYIPLHSGSATAMATYKAFKLNYSFIYTGGRYSQKANINSNYLEPWYTHDLSANYTLGVLNTKVMLGVEVNNLLDQQYAVIKNFPMPGRSYRLTLNFKL; this is encoded by the coding sequence GTGAGTTTGTTTAAAACGTTTTATTATAAAGTTTGTATAGGGTGTTTACTTATGGTACTGCCTAGTACTGCCTTGTGTCAAGATTTAGATTCCGTATCTACAACAACTTTAAAAGAAGTTGTATTAAAGTACAACACTACGCAACACCTAACACATATATCTCCGGTTCCTGTACAAACTTTAAATAGTGAAACATTAACCCAGTTAAATAGTTTAAGTGTAGCAGATGCTATACGTTTTTTTAGTGGCGTACAGCTTAAGGATTATGGCGGAGTTGGCGGTTTAAAAACAGTTAATATTAGAAGTATGGGGTCGCAGCACACCGCTGTATTTTATGATGGTGTGCGGTTAGGGAATGCTCAAAACGGACAAGTAGATTTGGGTAAATATTCCTTGAATAATATGGAACAAGTTAGTCTCTACCAGGGACAACGTACAGATTTAGAGCAATCGGCAAAGGGGTATGCTTCTGCTAATAGCATTTATTTAAAATCGAAAGCACCAACATTTTCTTTACATAAAAATTATGAAGCCGAAGCCACTGTAAAAACAGGTTCTTTTGGGCTAATGAACCCCTCTCTTGGTTTAGATTATAAACTAAATGATAAAATATCTGCACGATTAAATGCAGAAATGGTGTCTGCAGATGGCGAATATAAGTTTCAATATACCAACGGTAGTTACGACACTACTGCAATTCGGAAAAATGCCGACATTAAATCTTATCGTGTAGAAGCGGCTTTATATGGTAAACCATCACACAACAGTAGTTGGCATGTTAAATACTATCATTTTGATTCCGAACGTGGTTTGCCTGGCGCTATTGTGGCAAATGTTTTTAGTAGACCACAACGTCTTTGGGACCAAAGTAATTTTATACAAGGCGAATTTAAACAACATGTAAGTGAAGCTTATTCTTATATAATTCGGGCTAAGTATGCCAGTGATCATACCCGATATTTAGACCCTGAAATTGTATCTCTAGATGGGATTTTAGATAATAAATATTTTCAGAAAACATATTATACTTCAGTCGTAAATACCGTTAAACTAAAACCTTTTTGGAACGTCTCTTTAGCATCAGATTTTGAAGAAAGTACACTCGATGCCAATCTTTATCGTTTTGCCTACCCTAAACGTTTTTCTATGCTAAATGCATTTGCAAGTAACCTGTATTTTAAACGGTTTAATGTGCAATTAAGTGTATTAAGTACAACTGTTAACGAAACTGTCGAAGCTTATGACTCTGCCGATGATTTTGAAGCGTTTACTCCATCTTTTATGGTAAACGTACAACCCTTTAAAACTTCGGATTTTAGACTTAGAGCTTTTTATAAAAAGATTTTTAGAATGCCCACATTTAACGATTTGTATTACACATTTGTTGGAAATACTTATTTAGATCCAGAATATTCAGAACAGATTAATTTAGGGTTTTCATTTCAACACTCTAAACAAAAATCGTTTTTTGAATTTCAAGCCGATGTCTATAAAATCTGGATAACCGATAAAATAGTAGCAGTACCAGGGACAAATCTGTTTCGATGGACCATGCTAAATTTAGATGAGGTTGAAACTACAGGTGTCGAGCTAGGATTTAAATCTGCAATAAAATTATCACATCAATTTAATATTACTACTACTCTAAATTATACGTATCAAGAAGCCATAGATGTCACACCTAATAGTAACACAAATGGCGATCAGATTCCGTATATCCCTTTACATAGCGGAAGTGCAACGGCCATGGCTACTTATAAAGCTTTTAAACTTAACTATAGTTTTATTTACACTGGAGGGCGTTACAGCCAAAAAGCCAATATAAATTCTAATTATTTAGAGCCTTGGTATACACACGACTTGTCTGCAAATTATACGTTAGGTGTGTTAAATACTAAAGTGATGTTAGGGGTAGAAGTAAATAATCTTTTAGATCAGCAGTATGCTGTAATAAAAAACTTCCCTATGCCTGGACGTTCTTACAGACTCACACTCAATTTTAAACTTTAA
- a CDS encoding PH domain-containing protein yields the protein MGIFNKILGNASEVSPEQLNAKYGRLLVEGEHVELGFKLLRDTFMFTNKRLILIDVQGLTGSKQEYKSMPYKSISRFSLETAGTFDLDAELKIWISSENLPSVSKKFNKSINVYEVQKYLAQKVM from the coding sequence ATGGGAATATTCAATAAAATATTAGGAAATGCTTCAGAAGTTTCTCCAGAACAATTAAATGCCAAATACGGGAGACTACTCGTAGAAGGTGAACATGTAGAGTTAGGATTTAAACTTTTACGAGACACATTTATGTTTACCAATAAGCGATTAATTTTAATAGACGTTCAAGGTTTAACAGGTAGTAAACAGGAATATAAATCTATGCCTTATAAGAGCATTTCTAGATTTTCTTTAGAAACTGCTGGGACATTTGATTTAGATGCCGAATTAAAAATCTGGATTTCTAGTGAAAACTTGCCGTCTGTAAGTAAAAAGTTTAACAAAAGTATAAATGTGTACGAAGTACAAAAATATTTGGCTCAGAAGGTCATGTAG
- a CDS encoding YncE family protein, translated as MKKQVLILASLLFFLSCRSDDPITTDDDTQQPTEPDTENVLKGFYVLNEGNMSMNKASLDYMDFETGEYTHDRFAAANPLEVGGLGDVGNDIGIYGSKMYVVINASNKVEVLDVATGEKLKQIDVNNCRYITFYNGKAYLSTYLGEIGDYSATQGQVHEIDTTSLSVTRKVDVGRQPEELVAYNNKIYVANSGGYSPPDYESTISVIDIESFTEINRIEVAINLHRLKIDSEGDLYVSSRGDYFETPSKLYVVDTATDTVKTEFDLAVSNLTIYNDIAYIFSTAFNYFTGENVISYNTLDTTTETILEGSFLAEGNSDLIQIPYGIAINPETEDIYITDAKDYVSPGDLYCFDSEGEFKWKVVTGDIPSKIQFVYQPE; from the coding sequence ATGAAAAAACAAGTACTCATTTTAGCGTCGCTTTTATTCTTTTTGTCTTGTCGATCAGACGATCCAATTACAACAGACGATGACACACAACAACCTACAGAACCCGATACGGAGAATGTTTTAAAAGGGTTTTATGTTTTAAATGAAGGTAATATGTCTATGAATAAAGCATCTTTAGATTATATGGATTTTGAAACTGGCGAGTATACCCACGATCGTTTTGCTGCAGCGAATCCTTTAGAAGTAGGAGGATTGGGAGATGTTGGTAATGATATCGGAATTTATGGATCTAAAATGTACGTGGTTATAAATGCTTCAAATAAAGTTGAAGTTTTAGATGTGGCAACGGGCGAAAAACTTAAACAAATAGATGTAAATAATTGTAGGTATATCACGTTTTATAACGGGAAAGCCTATTTAAGTACTTACTTGGGAGAAATTGGCGATTATAGTGCCACGCAAGGACAAGTACACGAAATAGATACAACGAGTTTAAGCGTTACCCGTAAAGTAGATGTTGGCCGCCAGCCAGAAGAATTAGTAGCTTATAATAATAAAATTTATGTAGCTAATTCTGGAGGTTATAGTCCGCCAGATTACGAATCTACTATTTCGGTAATAGATATTGAAAGTTTTACAGAAATAAATCGTATTGAAGTTGCTATTAATTTACACCGTTTAAAAATTGATAGTGAAGGCGATTTATATGTGTCGTCTCGTGGTGATTATTTTGAAACTCCTTCAAAATTATATGTTGTAGATACAGCTACAGACACTGTAAAAACAGAGTTTGATTTGGCTGTTAGCAATCTTACTATTTATAATGATATCGCTTATATTTTTAGCACAGCCTTTAATTATTTTACAGGTGAAAATGTGATTTCTTACAATACGCTAGATACCACAACCGAAACCATTTTAGAGGGGTCTTTTCTTGCCGAAGGTAATTCAGATTTAATTCAGATTCCATATGGAATAGCCATAAATCCAGAGACAGAAGATATTTATATCACCGATGCAAAAGATTATGTGTCGCCTGGAGATTTGTATTGTTTTGACTCAGAAGGAGAGTTTAAGTGGAAAGTAGTCACCGGAGATATTCCATCCAAAATTCAATTTGTATATCAACCAGAATAA
- a CDS encoding cell surface protein — MKNLNYFTTNKIAFLIGCTALCLSCSSDDDPILAPEIELSVAEQNVEMTMGETKSFEAFNLNDDEYITAWTIGDSLVSSETSYNFTPETSGAYALSYHAYNESGDYTFNYNITVEAYIRPTTSSSTAYVSEIIDYVPAPGQYINTDLGNDRGAATVVGGSSGLVSLGAWGGSITLGFDHTILNTADATDFIVYGNAFSSAAEPGIIWVMQDENANGVADDTWYEIKGSGHDLDGTSRNYSVTYFKPATDDDDDVFWEDSEGATGVVKKNSFRTQGYYPAWITADSYTVSGTLLSDENVDLSNPSFVKSLAFEYGYADNTSGGDAIDISDAIDDAGNTVSLSGIDFVKIQTGVQADLGWLGELSTEVKGVADLSLLE; from the coding sequence ATGAAAAATTTAAATTATTTTACAACAAACAAAATTGCATTTTTAATTGGCTGTACGGCTTTGTGTTTATCATGCTCGTCTGACGATGATCCTATTTTAGCACCAGAAATAGAATTATCTGTTGCAGAACAAAATGTTGAAATGACCATGGGTGAAACCAAGTCTTTTGAAGCTTTTAATTTAAACGACGATGAATATATTACAGCTTGGACTATAGGTGATAGCTTAGTGTCTTCTGAAACGTCTTACAATTTTACTCCAGAAACTTCAGGGGCGTACGCGTTAAGTTACCATGCCTATAATGAGAGTGGAGATTATACCTTTAATTATAATATAACTGTAGAGGCTTACATACGCCCAACGACTTCTTCAAGTACGGCTTATGTATCAGAAATAATAGATTATGTCCCTGCTCCAGGACAATACATTAATACAGATTTAGGAAATGATAGAGGAGCAGCGACTGTTGTAGGAGGCAGTAGCGGTTTAGTTAGTTTAGGAGCTTGGGGAGGTTCTATAACATTAGGGTTTGATCATACCATTTTAAATACTGCAGATGCTACAGATTTTATTGTGTATGGTAATGCTTTTTCAAGTGCTGCAGAGCCAGGAATTATTTGGGTTATGCAAGATGAAAATGCTAATGGTGTTGCTGATGATACTTGGTATGAAATTAAAGGAAGTGGACACGATTTAGACGGCACAAGTCGTAATTATAGTGTTACCTATTTTAAGCCAGCAACAGATGATGATGATGATGTGTTTTGGGAAGATAGCGAAGGGGCTACAGGAGTTGTGAAAAAGAATTCATTTCGAACACAAGGCTATTATCCAGCATGGATTACAGCAGATTCTTACACCGTTTCTGGAACACTATTATCTGATGAAAATGTAGATTTAAGTAATCCTTCTTTTGTGAAAAGTTTAGCATTTGAATATGGTTATGCAGACAATACAAGTGGAGGAGATGCAATAGATATTTCGGATGCAATTGATGACGCAGGAAATACTGTATCGTTAAGCGGAATTGACTTTGTAAAAATTCAAACTGGTGTGCAAGCCGATTTAGGATGGCTAGGTGAATTATCCACAGAAGTAAAAGGAGTAGCAGATTTAAGTTTGTTAGAATAA
- a CDS encoding WD40/YVTN/BNR-like repeat-containing protein codes for MRLITSLLLFIFMTSCNQEVKKTLKTYTSVSVQDIYNDSISVRAIELMGDGTLAFAANNGAYGLYFPKKQQWATGTQIYDTIPLHFRAVAHTTNDFFMLSIESPALLYKTGDDGSMKLVYKEEGEDVFYDAMTFWNDKEGIAVGDSVNGCLSIIITRDGGETWNKLSCEQLPRAIEGEGAFAASNTNIKVLGDKAWIATNNGIIYFTANKGVSWVAIDTPMKNSEVTQGIYSIDFYDEFNGFAIGGDYTKPDINTNNKMKTSDGGTTWQLVANGEEPGYKSCVQYIPNQDAKSLVAVSFKGIAISNDGGLTWTPISDEAFYTIRFVNDSTAYAAGKGRISKLVFTE; via the coding sequence ATGAGACTAATAACGAGCCTTTTACTTTTTATTTTCATGACTTCTTGTAATCAAGAGGTTAAAAAAACGCTTAAAACGTATACATCTGTGTCCGTACAAGATATTTATAACGACTCTATAAGTGTGCGTGCCATAGAATTAATGGGGGACGGTACATTGGCGTTTGCGGCTAATAATGGTGCTTATGGATTGTATTTTCCAAAAAAACAACAATGGGCTACTGGGACTCAAATTTACGACACTATCCCTTTGCATTTTAGAGCAGTTGCACATACCACTAACGATTTTTTTATGTTGAGTATTGAGAGCCCAGCTTTGTTATATAAAACAGGAGACGATGGCTCTATGAAACTAGTTTACAAAGAAGAAGGCGAAGACGTTTTTTATGATGCCATGACGTTTTGGAATGACAAAGAAGGTATAGCGGTAGGCGATAGTGTAAATGGATGCTTATCAATTATTATTACTAGAGATGGAGGGGAAACTTGGAATAAACTATCTTGTGAACAGCTTCCTAGAGCAATTGAAGGTGAAGGCGCTTTTGCTGCTAGCAATACTAATATAAAAGTCTTAGGTGATAAAGCTTGGATTGCTACTAACAATGGTATCATATATTTTACTGCAAATAAGGGCGTGTCTTGGGTCGCTATAGATACACCTATGAAAAACTCTGAAGTTACACAAGGCATTTACTCTATTGATTTTTATGATGAGTTTAATGGTTTTGCAATTGGTGGTGATTATACAAAACCAGATATAAACACTAATAATAAAATGAAAACTAGTGACGGTGGTACGACTTGGCAATTAGTAGCTAATGGAGAAGAGCCTGGTTACAAAAGTTGTGTACAATACATTCCAAATCAAGATGCCAAAAGTTTAGTTGCTGTTAGTTTTAAAGGCATAGCTATTTCAAATGACGGAGGTTTAACTTGGACACCTATTAGCGATGAAGCTTTTTACACTATCCGATTTGTAAACGATTCTACGGCATACGCTGCTGGAAAAGGACGTATTTCTAAATTAGTATTTACAGAATAA